Proteins encoded in a region of the Dorea longicatena genome:
- a CDS encoding flavodoxin has translation MKTKKIAAVLLTCIMAIGLMAGCGASNTNQSASNTENTSTGNGKTLVVYYSASGNTKDVAEKIAKITEADLFEIEPVEPYTDDDLDWTDDDSRVSREHDDESLRDVELVSTTVDNWDSYDTVYIGYPKMEYSL, from the coding sequence ATGAAAACAAAGAAAATAGCAGCAGTACTCTTAACATGCATCATGGCAATCGGTTTGATGGCAGGATGTGGAGCAAGCAATACAAACCAGTCTGCTTCTAATACAGAAAATACATCAACAGGAAATGGAAAAACATTGGTTGTATATTATTCAGCTTCAGGAAATACAAAAGATGTTGCTGAAAAGATAGCAAAAATTACAGAGGCAGATCTGTTTGAAATAGAGCCTGTGGAGCCATATACAGATGATGACCTTGACTGGACAGATGATGACAGCCGGGTGTCAAGAGAACATGATGATGAGAGCTTAAGAGATGTGGAACTGGTGTCTACAACAGTTGATAACTGGGATTCATATGATACGGTATACATTGGCTATCCTAAAATGGAGTACAGTTTATAG
- a CDS encoding helix-turn-helix domain-containing protein produces the protein MQKIRPDMDIGKNIQAIRYKNNMTQDQVVAKLNLMGISITKSTYAKLETNRMNIKASELVALAKLFHTDINAFFSGLL, from the coding sequence ATGCAAAAGATTAGACCAGATATGGATATTGGTAAAAATATCCAAGCAATTCGATATAAAAACAATATGACTCAAGACCAAGTAGTTGCAAAATTAAATCTTATGGGTATCTCCATCACCAAAAGTACCTATGCCAAACTGGAAACAAATCGCATGAACATTAAGGCATCTGAATTAGTTGCACTTGCAAAACTCTTTCATACCGATATCAATGCTTTCTTTTCCGGCTTGCTATAG
- a CDS encoding DUF5720 family protein produces MEVSIYELLAAARESAKSDYIKGDSILCEKRFHPDTHYMVEIELLKNDNKLGKKGNYIRKFLTEPEYLPILQKQEKHLIKIKRQAIVQKGNLRYIPPPDRLDRRRERDLL; encoded by the coding sequence GTGGAAGTAAGTATTTATGAACTCTTGGCGGCAGCAAGAGAATCGGCTAAATCTGATTATATAAAAGGGGACAGCATTTTGTGTGAGAAGAGATTTCATCCAGATACCCATTACATGGTAGAAATAGAACTGCTGAAAAATGATAACAAGCTGGGAAAAAAGGGCAATTATATACGGAAGTTTTTGACAGAACCGGAGTATCTTCCCATTTTACAAAAGCAGGAAAAACATCTCATAAAAATAAAAAGACAGGCAATTGTTCAAAAAGGAAACTTGCGATATATCCCTCCCCCGGACAGGCTGGACCGCCGCCGGGAGAGGGATCTTTTATAA
- a CDS encoding ParM/StbA family protein produces MIIGIDHGYYAIKTRQVSFPSGIIGYDYEPYTMQNVLQYQGKYYVCGTGRQTLVKNKTSNDNYYLLTLAAIAEEIKHRKAERKTEVILAVGLPLSSFGREKQGFREYLLRKEQPVRFLYESELYEITIKDVKLFPQGYSALALHPEYLKNEPSVLLVDIGGWTVDLMRLDNAVPNAATCRSLELGVIRCIDETAEQVRRNTGLSVTETQIERVLRRESCSMAEEARRIIQENGRKYIERILSAVTESGFDLRAVPTVFMGGGSAILKRHVTAQDAICRPVFIEDVHANATGYERIVEQMWTR; encoded by the coding sequence ATAATCATAGGAATTGATCATGGCTATTATGCCATTAAAACAAGACAAGTGTCTTTCCCAAGTGGAATTATTGGGTATGATTACGAGCCGTATACCATGCAGAATGTTCTGCAATATCAAGGAAAGTATTATGTCTGCGGTACGGGAAGACAGACGCTGGTAAAAAATAAAACGTCCAATGATAATTATTATCTGCTGACGTTGGCAGCCATTGCAGAAGAAATCAAGCATCGGAAAGCGGAACGAAAGACAGAGGTAATTCTGGCTGTTGGACTTCCGCTTTCAAGTTTTGGAAGAGAGAAACAGGGATTCAGGGAGTATCTGTTGCGGAAAGAGCAGCCAGTGCGATTTTTATATGAAAGTGAGTTATATGAGATAACAATAAAAGATGTGAAACTGTTCCCACAGGGATACTCTGCGCTTGCTCTGCATCCAGAGTATCTGAAGAATGAACCGTCTGTTCTGCTTGTTGATATTGGTGGCTGGACCGTTGACCTTATGAGGCTGGACAATGCTGTTCCGAATGCAGCAACGTGCAGAAGTCTGGAACTTGGAGTAATCCGATGTATTGATGAGACAGCAGAACAAGTGCGTAGAAATACCGGACTGTCTGTGACAGAAACTCAAATTGAGCGTGTGCTTCGGAGGGAATCTTGCAGTATGGCAGAGGAGGCCAGACGGATCATACAGGAAAACGGACGGAAATATATAGAAAGAATACTGTCTGCGGTGACAGAATCCGGGTTTGATCTCCGGGCAGTACCCACCGTATTTATGGGGGGAGGCTCCGCAATTTTAAAACGCCACGTGACCGCACAGGACGCGATTTGCCGCCCCGTTTTTATAGAGGACGTCCATGCCAACGCAACAGGGTATGAACGGATTGTAGAGCAGATGTGGACGAGATGA
- the dcm gene encoding DNA (cytosine-5-)-methyltransferase: MIAATIQFFDLFSGIGGFREGLRRAGNFVCVGHCEVDTYADKNYRLLFDTEGEWYCNDTRTIEPERMPDFDLLCAGFPCQAFSIAGKREGFADARGTLFFEIARILEAKRPSYFILENVPGLLSHDKGRTFCTILSTLSELGYHVEWKVLNSKDFGVPQARKRVYIVGYFDFRCAGKVLPEPETNGAALVQVRAGSQGKRVYSPKGLSCTLTSQAGGMGGKTGLYDVGVPIKENTKLGYKLAREGDSIDLGYANLNSRRGRVGHQIAHTLTTGVQQGTLHFVDLSPPPVVTEECRSLNTRQCGVHKYKGECSGVLAEDGARAVLTPAKENVRQNGRRMKEPEEPMFTITATDRHGILYHGRIRRLVPRECLRLQGYYDWQIDKIIDSTSDAQLYKQAGNGVTVNVIEAIGRLLQKADSELNTQKVSEKGIH, encoded by the coding sequence TTGATAGCCGCAACCATTCAATTTTTTGATCTCTTTAGCGGAATCGGGGGATTTCGTGAAGGCTTAAGACGGGCAGGAAACTTTGTCTGTGTCGGACATTGCGAGGTGGATACTTATGCGGATAAGAACTACCGATTGCTGTTTGATACGGAAGGGGAGTGGTATTGTAATGACACAAGAACAATCGAACCAGAACGAATGCCAGATTTTGATTTACTCTGTGCAGGATTTCCTTGCCAGGCATTCTCTATCGCCGGAAAGCGAGAAGGATTTGCAGATGCAAGAGGAACTCTCTTTTTTGAAATTGCCCGGATTCTTGAAGCTAAAAGACCCTCGTATTTTATCCTTGAAAATGTTCCCGGTTTGTTATCGCATGACAAAGGCCGGACGTTTTGCACCATCCTCAGTACGCTTTCTGAACTGGGGTACCATGTCGAATGGAAAGTGCTTAACAGCAAGGATTTCGGAGTCCCCCAAGCAAGAAAACGGGTGTATATTGTCGGATATTTTGATTTCCGATGTGCCGGAAAAGTATTACCTGAACCAGAAACAAATGGAGCAGCTCTTGTTCAAGTCCGGGCAGGAAGTCAGGGGAAAAGAGTCTACAGTCCCAAAGGACTAAGCTGTACCCTGACATCACAGGCAGGTGGAATGGGCGGCAAGACAGGATTATATGATGTAGGTGTTCCAATCAAAGAGAATACAAAGCTCGGCTACAAACTTGCAAGAGAAGGGGACAGCATCGATCTGGGTTATGCGAATCTCAACAGCAGGAGAGGAAGAGTCGGACACCAGATCGCACATACCCTGACAACAGGTGTTCAACAGGGAACGCTGCACTTTGTCGATCTTTCACCTCCGCCGGTGGTAACGGAAGAATGCAGAAGCCTGAATACCAGACAATGCGGTGTCCACAAATACAAAGGAGAATGTTCTGGTGTATTAGCAGAGGATGGAGCAAGAGCAGTCTTAACACCAGCAAAAGAGAATGTTCGTCAGAACGGCAGACGTATGAAAGAACCCGAAGAACCGATGTTTACAATTACTGCAACCGATCGTCATGGCATCTTGTATCACGGCAGAATAAGAAGGTTAGTTCCGAGGGAATGTCTGCGACTGCAGGGTTATTACGACTGGCAGATTGATAAGATCATAGACAGCACTTCTGACGCACAGCTTTATAAACAGGCTGGAAACGGAGTAACTGTCAATGTTATCGAGGCAATTGGCAGATTGTTACAAAAGGCAGACTCCGAACTTAACACACAGAAAGTGTCTGAGAAAGGAATCCATTAG
- a CDS encoding amidoligase family protein — translation MIGIKDQYFGTEIEMTGITRQRAAEVVAEMFGTEAYYDGTTYGVWSVIDLEGKKWKFMSDGSIYTQRKVYGRIVDAGGEYSTEMVSPKLSYDEMGKLQEVVRCLRQHGGFVNESCGQHVHVDASNHTPQSLKNALTIMYAKEDILFKALKVQERRANSYCQRVRPEVLEKIRKIPNKSITMDRVRNVWYGGRDGSHTHYDHTRYYALNLHAVFSKGTLEWRCFESTLHAGKVRANITLALAISAQAINQRSTQMKKTLISENPAFTFRTFLLRLGLIGDEYKNVRKHLLANLDGDLAWRYDKSTYECLKKNQRTEGVR, via the coding sequence ATGATCGGAATAAAAGACCAATACTTTGGCACAGAAATCGAAATGACAGGGATTACCAGACAACGTGCTGCAGAAGTTGTTGCTGAAATGTTTGGAACAGAAGCATATTATGACGGCACTACTTATGGAGTCTGGTCAGTGATAGATCTGGAAGGAAAAAAGTGGAAATTTATGTCTGATGGGAGCATTTATACACAACGGAAAGTATACGGTCGAATTGTAGACGCAGGTGGAGAATATTCAACAGAAATGGTATCACCGAAATTATCCTATGATGAAATGGGAAAGTTACAGGAAGTAGTACGATGTCTGCGACAGCATGGAGGTTTTGTAAATGAGTCCTGTGGTCAGCATGTTCATGTAGATGCATCGAATCATACACCGCAGAGTCTGAAAAATGCACTGACAATTATGTATGCAAAGGAAGATATCCTGTTCAAAGCACTGAAAGTGCAGGAGAGAAGAGCAAATAGTTATTGTCAGAGGGTGCGACCGGAGGTATTGGAGAAAATCCGAAAAATACCAAATAAATCAATCACAATGGACCGAGTAAGAAATGTCTGGTATGGAGGCAGGGATGGAAGTCATACCCATTATGATCATACCCGTTATTATGCTCTGAATCTTCATGCTGTGTTTTCCAAGGGAACTTTGGAATGGCGTTGTTTTGAAAGCACACTACATGCAGGAAAGGTGAGAGCAAATATTACACTGGCATTAGCCATTTCCGCACAGGCAATCAATCAGAGATCGACACAGATGAAAAAGACACTGATATCAGAAAACCCGGCATTTACATTTCGTACATTTTTATTGAGACTTGGGTTAATTGGAGACGAATATAAAAATGTTCGAAAACATCTGCTGGCAAATCTGGATGGTGATCTTGCGTGGAGATATGATAAAAGCACGTATGAGTGTCTGAAGAAAAATCAAAGGACAGAAGGAGTCAGATAG
- a CDS encoding gamma-glutamylcyclotransferase family protein, which produces MKDRYYFAYGSNMNLEQMKYRCPAAEVVENVRLENYRLAFRGRAPGNGVATVLPEKGSYVEGVLWKITEACEKSLDFYEGFPSFYGKESIRVKNQDGVEKEVFVYMMNAPHKDVPAKPSKFYLDGILEGCKDNQIPTESVMEAVKRTRQEVKKEKNRYAR; this is translated from the coding sequence ATGAAAGATAGATATTACTTCGCTTATGGCAGCAACATGAATCTGGAGCAGATGAAGTACAGGTGTCCGGCTGCGGAAGTTGTGGAAAACGTCCGGCTTGAAAATTATCGGCTGGCATTTCGGGGAAGGGCTCCGGGCAATGGGGTAGCAACGGTTCTGCCGGAAAAAGGAAGCTATGTCGAAGGAGTCTTATGGAAAATCACAGAAGCGTGTGAGAAGAGTCTGGATTTTTATGAAGGATTCCCAAGTTTTTATGGGAAAGAATCGATTCGGGTAAAAAATCAGGATGGTGTGGAGAAAGAAGTGTTTGTATATATGATGAACGCTCCGCACAAAGATGTTCCGGCAAAGCCATCGAAATTTTATCTGGATGGAATTCTGGAAGGATGTAAGGATAACCAGATTCCAACGGAGTCTGTCATGGAAGCGGTAAAACGTACCAGACAGGAAGTAAAAAAAGAAAAAAATCGATATGCAAGATAA
- a CDS encoding SpaA isopeptide-forming pilin-related protein, with the protein MKVRKLKTRIAAFGLAVLMGISTLSSANAFAAEQTGSEQQTEVQASEQAVTSQKDTSVTADDITKAVSDDTFAVETSMEGIHYDAEKEDVTLVSIKDENGGEYHSDKAGTYIATYMVVPKDKSDSYTITRKVTLTDTEGQAHSEENGGEKQKSDTESEDDSDSPVQNYTDVEIETSEEDASAQAIKELKEDIEEGNVMVLSAAERATSSGSTVTLTKGRTIYYPSYIGNYLTCLFTVNGKIAYCLQSQKASPPSGSYVAQVLDSNKNLQKVLYYGYGGAGDLTGSYLSGKTEDEKYVYTHIAASYAYAGEAGFTGCNYNDLVNAGVIAYINYLFGQEEPPKGELSLSSTKLNAVRDGNIQKTPNITLSGDHRNYVTLSVPENVTAHNLSKGTSVTNGKIQIYGGDTFYLSADLLLTGSYASGNLYGSVGKTWRTLVLTTGDSKQDIGVFESETAAPVSFSVQWLNMTRIELTKKDVNTQNPLSGAVYGIYTDKKCENLLMTMSATGTDGKAVSDYFDSALKTVYVKEITAPTGYKLNTEVYKVAVTAGKTMTVTATDERVTGKVKIAKIDKETLAFKAQGDSVLRGAVYGLYAKEDIVHPDGTTGVLYKQDSLIAQGVIGDDGTLEFSELYLGEMYVKEITPPEGYTLDTTKYEVSVTYEGQDVAEVTRDLTVKEQVKKQAFQLIKISEDGEQTETDLVAGAGFKVYLISDLTQVKNGKLKPANGESYTASDFKNYDFSKEQVAVTYENGTAVPVPELITDTKGYAVSPELPYGSYVVVESTTPENLKTIDPFVVNVENDSREPMQWRVFDDRPFEFLLKIVKKDAQTGNTVLKAGASYKIYDVTNKKYVEQVVQYPKKEKISVFETNEEGYLITPQELKCSTYRIEEVKAPEGFVRQGSEESLYDGTTIISPLEQTTKGTYKENPQSGIVITVSSNTAHQIDPDTGAAIVEVEQKNDEQVGSLLLTKKGEQLTEVTGDSVLAKVKALVSKVRNAVSGKEETGIYKGFKYEETGVEGAEFEIYAKDTIYSPDGAKDEAGNPVVRYEKDDLVAKLTTDENGTAVINNLPLGTYYLKEVVAGENFVLNTEQKEFTLTAEDDTQAVVYEGVTYKNERQKVFVSVEKKDSVTGEKLEGVIFGLYAAEDILSNQGEVLVEKDTLLEKKATDAKGTLTFDSDLPHGKYYVKEEVRKAGYLPNEEVWNVDATYENQNLAKIELNKEVENQPTETRITKTDATTGNELEGAKLQVIDKDGNVVEEWVSSKEEHVIYGLPEGSYTLHEELAPYEDGYVSASDVMFEVKEDGSVTKVEMKDEYSKVEISKTDLTTGKELEGAKLQIIRKDGTVLEEWITDGKPHSVEKLPVNEELTLREITAPDGYEIAEDVTFTLKDTMEVQKVEMKDARTPEKTTEKTNAPKTGDNQKIWAFVLLALASAGTATGVTVYRRKKSKMTDNKKETEEK; encoded by the coding sequence ATGAAGGTTAGAAAATTAAAGACCAGAATTGCTGCTTTTGGACTGGCTGTCCTGATGGGCATCAGTACCTTGAGCAGTGCGAATGCGTTTGCGGCCGAACAGACAGGCTCGGAACAGCAGACGGAAGTACAGGCATCTGAACAGGCGGTAACAAGCCAGAAAGATACATCAGTTACAGCAGATGATATCACAAAAGCAGTTTCAGATGATACATTTGCAGTGGAAACCAGTATGGAAGGAATCCATTATGATGCAGAAAAAGAAGATGTTACGCTTGTAAGTATCAAAGATGAGAATGGTGGAGAGTATCATTCAGACAAAGCAGGAACATATATTGCCACTTATATGGTCGTTCCAAAAGATAAGAGTGACAGCTATACCATCACCCGTAAAGTGACTCTGACGGATACCGAAGGACAGGCACATTCCGAAGAAAATGGTGGAGAGAAACAGAAGTCAGATACAGAATCTGAAGATGATTCGGATTCGCCTGTGCAGAACTACACAGATGTAGAAATTGAAACATCCGAAGAAGATGCATCTGCACAGGCAATCAAAGAACTGAAAGAGGACATCGAAGAGGGAAATGTGATGGTATTGTCTGCGGCTGAAAGAGCTACAAGCAGCGGTTCCACAGTTACATTGACAAAGGGGAGAACTATTTATTATCCAAGTTATATTGGAAATTATCTTACTTGCCTGTTTACAGTCAATGGAAAAATTGCATACTGCCTTCAGTCCCAGAAAGCATCCCCACCGAGTGGAAGTTATGTAGCACAGGTACTGGACAGCAATAAAAATCTGCAGAAAGTCCTTTATTATGGTTATGGCGGGGCAGGAGATCTGACAGGAAGTTATCTGTCTGGAAAAACGGAAGATGAAAAGTATGTGTATACACACATTGCAGCCAGCTATGCTTATGCAGGAGAAGCCGGATTTACAGGGTGTAATTATAATGACCTTGTAAATGCAGGGGTTATCGCATATATCAATTATCTGTTTGGACAGGAAGAACCGCCAAAAGGTGAACTGAGCCTTTCAAGCACAAAGCTGAATGCAGTACGGGATGGAAACATCCAGAAAACACCAAATATCACACTGTCTGGAGATCACAGAAACTATGTGACACTGAGTGTACCAGAAAATGTGACAGCACATAATCTTTCCAAAGGAACAAGTGTTACAAATGGAAAAATCCAGATTTATGGTGGAGATACATTCTATCTGTCCGCAGATTTATTACTGACAGGCAGTTATGCTTCCGGCAACTTATATGGTTCTGTCGGAAAGACATGGAGAACACTGGTGTTGACAACCGGAGATTCCAAGCAGGATATCGGTGTATTTGAAAGCGAAACAGCAGCGCCGGTAAGCTTCAGTGTACAGTGGCTGAATATGACACGCATTGAGTTGACGAAGAAAGATGTCAATACACAGAATCCACTGTCAGGAGCAGTTTATGGTATTTATACTGATAAGAAGTGTGAAAATCTGCTGATGACAATGTCAGCAACCGGAACAGACGGAAAAGCAGTCAGCGATTATTTTGATTCTGCACTGAAAACAGTGTACGTGAAAGAGATCACTGCTCCGACAGGATACAAACTGAATACAGAAGTATATAAAGTGGCTGTTACTGCCGGAAAGACAATGACTGTAACAGCAACAGATGAGAGAGTCACCGGAAAGGTGAAAATCGCAAAGATCGATAAAGAAACACTTGCATTTAAAGCGCAGGGGGACAGTGTTCTTCGTGGTGCTGTGTATGGTCTGTATGCAAAAGAGGACATCGTGCATCCGGATGGCACAACAGGGGTTCTGTATAAACAGGACAGCCTGATTGCACAGGGAGTCATCGGAGATGACGGAACACTGGAATTTTCAGAATTATACCTTGGAGAAATGTATGTAAAAGAGATCACTCCACCGGAAGGATATACACTGGATACTACCAAATACGAGGTATCAGTAACTTATGAAGGTCAGGATGTTGCCGAAGTGACAAGAGACCTTACGGTAAAAGAGCAGGTAAAGAAACAGGCATTCCAGTTAATCAAAATCAGTGAAGATGGAGAGCAGACAGAAACAGACCTGGTTGCAGGAGCAGGATTTAAGGTATATCTGATCAGCGACCTGACACAGGTAAAAAATGGAAAACTGAAGCCAGCCAATGGAGAAAGCTATACAGCAAGCGATTTCAAAAATTATGACTTCAGCAAAGAGCAGGTTGCAGTTACTTACGAGAATGGAACAGCCGTACCAGTACCAGAACTGATCACTGATACAAAAGGATATGCAGTCAGCCCGGAACTGCCGTATGGAAGTTATGTTGTAGTGGAAAGTACTACCCCTGAGAATTTGAAAACCATTGATCCATTTGTTGTAAATGTGGAAAATGACAGCAGAGAGCCAATGCAGTGGAGAGTATTTGATGACCGCCCGTTTGAATTTTTGCTGAAAATTGTAAAGAAGGATGCACAGACTGGAAATACTGTTTTAAAGGCTGGTGCTTCTTATAAGATTTACGATGTGACAAATAAGAAATATGTGGAACAGGTTGTTCAGTATCCGAAGAAAGAAAAGATCAGTGTATTCGAAACAAACGAGGAAGGATATCTGATCACACCGCAGGAACTGAAGTGCTCTACCTACCGAATCGAAGAAGTGAAAGCACCGGAAGGATTTGTAAGACAGGGAAGCGAGGAGTCCCTGTATGATGGAACAACGATTATTTCACCATTAGAACAGACTACAAAAGGAACATATAAAGAAAATCCACAGAGTGGTATTGTAATTACAGTATCCTCAAACACTGCACATCAGATTGATCCAGATACAGGAGCTGCGATTGTAGAGGTAGAACAGAAAAACGATGAACAGGTAGGAAGCCTGCTCCTGACGAAAAAGGGAGAACAGCTTACCGAAGTAACCGGAGATTCTGTTCTGGCAAAAGTAAAAGCACTGGTTTCAAAAGTAAGAAATGCCGTATCTGGAAAAGAAGAAACAGGTATTTATAAAGGCTTTAAATATGAAGAAACCGGAGTAGAAGGCGCTGAATTCGAAATATATGCCAAAGATACCATCTATTCACCGGACGGAGCAAAGGACGAAGCAGGAAATCCAGTTGTCCGATATGAGAAAGATGACCTGGTAGCCAAACTGACTACAGATGAAAATGGAACAGCAGTTATCAACAATCTGCCACTGGGAACGTATTATCTGAAAGAAGTTGTAGCAGGAGAGAATTTTGTCCTAAATACAGAACAGAAAGAATTTACCCTGACAGCAGAGGATGATACACAGGCAGTTGTTTATGAAGGCGTTACCTATAAAAATGAAAGACAGAAAGTTTTCGTATCAGTAGAAAAGAAAGATTCTGTCACAGGCGAAAAGCTGGAAGGTGTTATTTTTGGACTGTATGCTGCAGAAGATATTCTTTCTAATCAGGGAGAGGTTCTCGTAGAGAAAGATACCTTGCTGGAAAAGAAAGCAACGGATGCAAAGGGAACACTTACTTTCGACAGTGATCTTCCACATGGAAAATACTATGTCAAAGAGGAAGTCAGAAAAGCTGGATATCTTCCAAATGAGGAAGTATGGAATGTAGATGCAACTTACGAAAATCAGAATCTTGCAAAGATTGAACTGAACAAAGAAGTTGAGAATCAGCCGACAGAAACACGCATTACAAAAACAGATGCAACTACCGGAAATGAGCTGGAAGGAGCCAAACTGCAGGTCATTGATAAAGACGGAAATGTTGTGGAAGAATGGGTAAGCAGTAAGGAAGAACATGTCATTTACGGACTGCCGGAAGGAAGTTATACCTTACATGAGGAACTGGCTCCTTATGAAGATGGCTATGTGTCTGCCAGCGATGTGATGTTTGAAGTCAAAGAAGATGGCAGTGTGACAAAGGTTGAGATGAAAGATGAATATTCCAAAGTGGAAATTTCAAAAACAGACCTTACAACCGGAAAAGAACTGGAAGGGGCAAAGCTTCAGATTATCCGCAAAGACGGAACTGTTCTGGAAGAGTGGATTACAGATGGAAAACCACATTCCGTTGAAAAACTCCCAGTCAATGAAGAACTTACTCTGCGTGAGATCACAGCACCGGATGGTTACGAGATTGCGGAAGATGTCACATTTACATTGAAAGATACAATGGAAGTCCAGAAAGTAGAAATGAAAGATGCCAGAACACCGGAGAAAACAACAGAAAAAACAAATGCACCAAAAACAGGTGATAACCAGAAAATATGGGCGTTTGTTCTGCTTGCACTGGCATCTGCTGGAACAGCTACAGGAGTGACTGTATACCGCAGAAAGAAGTCAAAAATGACAGACAACAAAAAAGAAACAGAAGAAAAATAA
- the metK gene encoding methionine adenosyltransferase: MRRFYTAESVTEGHPDKVCDQIADAILDECLRYDPSSRVACEVLATRGNVFVAGEITSGYEPPVFDVIRKVLEECGYCTDGIEMDTFVHQQSPDIAKAVSVSKEFRDNIGAKLRDRSRGAGDQGVMVGYACDDTPQLMPMPTVLAHRITRELSACRRSGYIKDIFSDGKAQVTVEYEDGKPVRLESVVVSCQHGAEKSLKKLDAEIREKVLRSALRLLPPDEDTKILINPSGKFVCGGFDADTGLTGRKLMVDTYGSMVPHGGGAFSGKDCSKVDRSAAYMARYIAKNIVAAEFASKCQVSLAYAIGVAEPVMIEVDTFDTGKVCADDCLAAAIPLVFGVTPVQIMESLRLNRPIFRQTAVFGHFGRKEFPWERTDKVLDLQDAIL; encoded by the coding sequence ATGAGACGTTTTTATACAGCAGAATCAGTAACAGAAGGACACCCAGACAAAGTATGCGATCAGATAGCAGATGCAATCTTAGATGAATGTCTGCGTTACGATCCATCTTCGAGAGTGGCGTGTGAAGTCCTTGCTACAAGAGGAAATGTGTTTGTAGCAGGAGAAATCACCAGCGGATATGAACCACCAGTGTTTGATGTGATCCGAAAAGTTTTAGAAGAGTGTGGATATTGTACAGATGGGATAGAAATGGATACGTTTGTACACCAGCAGAGTCCAGATATTGCGAAAGCAGTGAGTGTGTCGAAAGAATTTCGGGATAATATCGGCGCAAAATTAAGAGATAGAAGCAGGGGAGCTGGAGATCAGGGTGTTATGGTCGGATATGCGTGTGATGATACTCCGCAGCTTATGCCAATGCCGACTGTTCTGGCACACCGGATCACACGTGAACTTTCGGCTTGCAGAAGAAGCGGATATATCAAAGATATCTTTTCGGATGGAAAAGCACAGGTAACCGTAGAATATGAAGATGGAAAGCCAGTGAGACTGGAAAGTGTTGTTGTTTCCTGCCAGCATGGTGCAGAAAAGAGCCTGAAGAAGTTAGATGCCGAAATCAGAGAGAAAGTGCTTCGCTCAGCACTCAGATTACTGCCGCCGGATGAGGATACGAAGATTCTGATCAATCCGTCAGGAAAATTTGTGTGTGGAGGGTTTGATGCAGATACCGGACTGACCGGAAGAAAGCTGATGGTGGATACTTATGGAAGTATGGTTCCGCATGGCGGCGGTGCATTTTCAGGAAAGGACTGTTCGAAAGTAGACCGTTCGGCAGCTTATATGGCAAGGTATATCGCAAAAAATATAGTAGCTGCTGAGTTTGCAAGCAAGTGTCAGGTGTCTCTGGCTTATGCAATCGGAGTAGCAGAGCCGGTTATGATTGAGGTGGATACCTTTGATACAGGGAAAGTGTGTGCGGATGATTGTCTGGCGGCAGCAATCCCACTGGTGTTTGGAGTGACACCTGTTCAGATCATGGAATCCCTTCGACTGAACCGTCCGATTTTCCGGCAGACGGCAGTTTTTGGTCATTTTGGAAGAAAGGAGTTTCCTTGGGAGCGGACGGATAAGGTACTGGATCTTCAGGATGCAATTCTGTAA